Proteins encoded together in one Oenanthe melanoleuca isolate GR-GAL-2019-014 chromosome 7, OMel1.0, whole genome shotgun sequence window:
- the LOC130255317 gene encoding tetratricopeptide repeat protein 30B-like encodes MEAAPVPDGQHTAVVYGLISGGRFAEAVSLLNRGLQKSCRSRGCLSLLGYCHYQLQEFAAAADCYEQLVALHPQLLPYRLCHAQALYKAGLFAEALRVVSPLLDVPAFHRRALRLQAAVHYAQGDLPAAQSLVEEELAAAADGGSGAAEDPSERADAEVNLGCLLYRQGRHEEASSKFASAMQVLGYCPELSYNMALCSYAAKQYHAALKYISDIIKRGIHQHPELNVGMTTEGIDVRSVGNTLLLHRTALVEAFNLKAAIEYQLRNVRAAQEALTDMPPRAEEELDPVTLHNQALMNMDSQPTDGFGKLQFLLLQNPYPPETFGNLLLLYCKHQYYDLAADVLAENAHLTYKLLTPYLYNFLDAIITCQTAPEEAFHKLDDSAGTITEQLRKLTKQVQEARQNWDDEALKKAINEYDETLDKYVPILMAQAKIYWDMKNYTMVEKIFHKSVEFCKEHEVWKLNVAHVLFMQENKYKEAISFYEPIVKKHYSNILDVSAIVLANLCVSYILTSQNEDAEELMRKIEKAEEQLSYDHPDKNTYHLCIVNLVIGTLYCVKGNYDFGISRIIKSLEPYNKKLSTDTWYYAKRCFLSLLENMSKHMIMLRDSVIQECLQFLKQCEQYGRNIPAVIEQPLEESGTHSGKNTVTYEARLLRALMYKITGWAE; translated from the coding sequence ATGGAGGCCGCGCCGGTGCCCGACGGGCAGCACACGGCCGTGGTGTACGGGCTCATCAGCGGCGGGCGCTTCGCGGAGGCCGTGTCGCTGCTGAACCGCgggctgcagaagagctgcCGCTCCCGGGGCTGCCTCTCGCTGCTGGGCTACTGCCACTACCAGCTGCAGGAGTTCGCGGCGGCGGCCGACTGCTACGAGCAGCTGGTGGCGCTGCACCCGCAGCTGCTGCCGTACCGCCTGTGCCACGCGCAGGCCCTCTACAAGGCCGGGCTGTTCGCCGAGGCCCTGCGCGTCGTCAGCCCGCTGCTGGACGTGCCCGCCTTCCACCGCCGCGCCCTGCGCCTCCAGGCCGCTGTCCACTATGCGCAGGGCGACCTCCCCGCGGCACAGAGCCTGGTGGAGGAGGAGCTCGCCGCCGCTGCTGATGGCGGCTCCGGAGCGGCCGAGGACCCTTCGGAGCGGGCAGATGCCGAGGTCAACCTGGGCTGCCTGCTGTACCGGCAGGGCCGGCACGAAGAGGCCAGCAGCAAGTTTGCCAGCGCCATGCAGGTGTTGGGGTACTGCCCGGAGCTGTCCTACAACATGGCGCTGTGCTCCTACGCGGCCAAGCAGTACCACGCTGCCCTCAAGTACATCTCCGACATCATCAAGCGCGGCATCCACCAGCACCCGGAGCTCAACGTGGGCATGACCACCGAGGGCATCGACGTCCGCAGCGTGGGCAACACGCTGCTGCTGCACCGCACGGCCCTGGTGGAGGCCTTCAACCTGAAGGCGGCCATCGAGTACCAGCTGCGCAACGTGCGAGCGGCGCAGGAGGCGCTCACGGATATGCCCCCGAGGGCTGAGGAAGAGCTGGACCCCGTCACGCTGCACAACCAAGCACTCATGAACATGGACAGCCAGCCCACTGATGGCTTTGGGAAGCTGCAGTTCCTTCTCCTGCAGAACCCCTATCCACCAGAAACTTTTGGTAACTTGCTGCTTCTCTATTGCAAGCACCAATACTACGACCTGGCAGCTGATGTGCTGGCAGAGAATGCCCATCTCACCTACAAACTGCTCACACCTTATCTGTACAACTTCTTGGATGCTATTATTACTTGTCAAACTGCCCCTGAGGAGGCTTTCCACAAGCTAGATGATTCAGCAGGGACAATTACTGAGCAGCTGAGAAAACTCACAAAACAGGTACAGGAAGCTAGGCAAAATTGGGATGATGAAGCTCTAAAAAAGGCAATTAATGAGTATGATGAGACTCTGGATAAATATGTACCTATCTTGATGGCCCAGGCAAAGATTTACTGGGACATGAAGAACTACACAATGGTAGAAAAGATCTTCCACAAATCAGTGGAGTTCTGCAAGGAACATGAGGTGTGGAAGCTTAATGTGGCTCACGTGCTCTTCATGCAGGAGAACAAGTATAAAGAGGCTATTAGCTTCTATGAGCCAATAGTTAAAAAGCACTACAGCAACATTCTCGATGTCAGTGCCATTGTGTTAGCAAACCTCTGTGTTTCCTACATCCTGACGAGCCAGAATGAGGATGCAGAGGAACTAATGAGGAAGATTGAGAaggcagaagagcagctgtCTTACGATCATCCTGATAAAAATACTTACCATCTTTGCATTGTCAATCTAGTCATTGGTACCCTCTACTGTGTGAAGGGAAACTATGACTTCGGTATTTCAAGGATCATTAAAAGCCTGGAGCCGTATAACAAAAAGCTGAGCACGGACACGTGGTATTACGCTAAGCGGTGTTTCCTGTCCTTGCTGGAGAACATGTCCAAGCACATGATCATGCTGCGTGACAGTGTGATTCAGGAGTGCCTGCAGTTTCTGAAGCAATGTGAACAGTATGGAAGAAACATCCCAGCTGTCATTGAGCAACCCCTTGAAGAGAGTGGGACACACAGTGGGAAAAACACAGTCACCTATGAAGCCAGGCTTTTGAGGGCACTGATGTATAAGATCACTGGGTGGGCTGAGTAA